A section of the Meles meles chromosome 8, mMelMel3.1 paternal haplotype, whole genome shotgun sequence genome encodes:
- the LOC123949654 gene encoding protein tyrosine phosphatase type IVA 1-like isoform X2, protein MAPTSPPAPVEVTYRNMRFLITHSPTSATLNKFIEELKKYGVTTIVRVCEATYDTALVEKEGIQVLDWPFDDGSSPSNQIVDDWLSLVHIKFREEPGCCIAVHCVAGLGRTPKRRGAFNSKQLLYLEKYRSKMRLRYKDSSGHRNNCCIQ, encoded by the exons ATGGCTCCAACGAGCCCGCCAGCCCCCGTGGAAGTCACATACAGGAACATGAGATTTCTTATTACACACAGCCCAACCAGTGCAACCTTAAACAAGTTTATAGAAGAACTTAAGAAATACGGAGTTACTACGATAGTAAGAGTATGTGAAGCAACCTACGACACTGCTCTCGTGGAGAAAGAAGGCATCCAGGTTCTGGATTGGCCTTTCGATGACGGGTCATCGCCATCTAACCAGATTGTCGACGACTGGTTGAGTCTCGTACACATTAAATTTCGGGAAGAACCTGGTTGTTGTATTGCTGTCCACTGTGTTGCGGGTCTTGGGAGAACTCCA AAGCGGCGTGGAGCTTTTAACAGCAAGCAACttttgtatttggagaaatacCGTTCTAAAATGCGGCTGCGCTACAAAGACTCCAGTGGTCATAGAAACAACTGTTGCATTCAATAA
- the LOC123949654 gene encoding protein tyrosine phosphatase type IVA 1-like isoform X1 yields the protein MNMAPTSPPAPVEVTYRNMRFLITHSPTSATLNKFIEELKKYGVTTIVRVCEATYDTALVEKEGIQVLDWPFDDGSSPSNQIVDDWLSLVHIKFREEPGCCIAVHCVAGLGRTPVLVALALIEGGMKNEDAVQFIRQKRRGAFNSKQLLYLEKYRSKMRLRYKDSSGHRNNCCIQ from the coding sequence ATGAACATGGCTCCAACGAGCCCGCCAGCCCCCGTGGAAGTCACATACAGGAACATGAGATTTCTTATTACACACAGCCCAACCAGTGCAACCTTAAACAAGTTTATAGAAGAACTTAAGAAATACGGAGTTACTACGATAGTAAGAGTATGTGAAGCAACCTACGACACTGCTCTCGTGGAGAAAGAAGGCATCCAGGTTCTGGATTGGCCTTTCGATGACGGGTCATCGCCATCTAACCAGATTGTCGACGACTGGTTGAGTCTCGTACACATTAAATTTCGGGAAGAACCTGGTTGTTGTATTGCTGTCCACTGTGTTGCGGGTCTTGGGAGAACTCCAGTGCTTGTTGCCCTAGCGCTGATTGAAGGTGGAATGAAAAATGAAGATGCAGTACAGTTTATAAGACAGAAGCGGCGTGGAGCTTTTAACAGCAAGCAACttttgtatttggagaaatacCGTTCTAAAATGCGGCTGCGCTACAAAGACTCCAGTGGTCATAGAAACAACTGTTGCATTCAATAA